In Blautia sp. SC05B48, a single genomic region encodes these proteins:
- the purF gene encoding amidophosphoribosyltransferase: protein MSGVKEECGVFGIYDLDGGNIAPSIYYGLTSLQHRGQESCGMAVSRTDGERGNVQFHKNLGLVSEVLRKDVVHNMNGDIGIGHVRYSTTGESVAENAQPLVLSYIKGSLALAHNGNLVNTEALKWELIQTGAIFHTTTDSEVIAFHIARERVHSATVEEAVHKTVEKIRGGYALVIMSPRKLIGARDPYGLKPLCLGKRDNAYVLASESCALTSVGAEFIRDIEPGEIVTITKNGLKSSKLTEKKKHAHCVFEYIYFARLDSTMDGVKIYDARIRGGKSLAKSYPVEADLVTGVPESGLPAAKGYSEESGIPFGFAFYKNSYIGRTFIKPTQQERESSVHLKLSVLESVVKGKRIVLVDDSIVRGTTIANLIHMLKEAGAKEVHVRISSPPFLHPCYFGTDVPSNDQLIAAQHSTEEIRKMIGADSLGYMQIDYLEGMAGGLPLCKACFDGNYPMEIPAEIKQD from the coding sequence ATGTCAGGAGTAAAGGAAGAATGTGGCGTATTCGGGATTTATGATCTGGATGGAGGGAATATTGCACCATCTATTTATTATGGTCTTACCTCGCTGCAGCACAGGGGACAGGAGTCCTGCGGAATGGCCGTTTCAAGGACGGACGGAGAAAGAGGAAACGTACAGTTCCATAAAAATCTCGGACTGGTAAGCGAAGTTTTGCGAAAAGATGTTGTACATAATATGAATGGTGATATCGGAATCGGGCATGTTCGTTATTCCACAACCGGAGAATCTGTTGCAGAGAATGCACAGCCGCTGGTACTTTCTTATATCAAGGGAAGTCTGGCACTTGCGCACAACGGAAATCTGGTTAATACAGAAGCTTTGAAATGGGAGCTGATCCAGACAGGCGCAATTTTCCATACAACTACCGACTCAGAGGTTATCGCGTTCCATATCGCAAGGGAACGTGTGCATTCTGCCACTGTAGAGGAAGCAGTACATAAAACCGTAGAGAAGATACGCGGAGGATATGCTCTTGTGATCATGAGCCCTCGGAAGCTGATCGGTGCCCGTGATCCTTACGGACTGAAACCCCTCTGTCTTGGAAAAAGAGATAATGCCTATGTCCTTGCATCTGAAAGCTGTGCGCTGACATCTGTAGGGGCGGAATTTATCCGTGATATTGAACCGGGTGAGATCGTCACGATCACCAAGAACGGATTGAAATCCAGCAAACTGACTGAGAAGAAAAAACATGCTCATTGTGTTTTTGAATATATTTATTTTGCAAGACTGGACAGCACCATGGATGGAGTGAAAATCTATGATGCAAGGATCCGTGGAGGAAAATCTCTTGCAAAATCCTATCCGGTAGAAGCGGATCTGGTAACCGGTGTACCGGAATCCGGACTTCCGGCAGCAAAAGGCTATTCTGAGGAATCCGGAATCCCGTTTGGCTTTGCATTCTATAAGAATAGTTATATTGGAAGAACTTTTATCAAGCCTACACAGCAGGAGCGAGAGTCCAGTGTCCATTTGAAGCTGAGCGTTCTGGAATCCGTGGTTAAGGGGAAGAGAATCGTTCTGGTGGATGATTCCATTGTCCGCGGAACTACCATTGCCAATCTGATCCACATGCTGAAAGAAGCAGGAGCAAAAGAAGTCCATGTACGTATCAGCTCCCCGCCATTTTTACATCCCTGTTATTTTGGTACCGATGTGCCGTCCAATGACCAACTGATCGCAGCACAGCACAGCACGGAAGAAATCCGTAAGATGATCGGCGCAGACTCCCTGGGTTATATGCAGATCGATTATCTGGAAGGCATGGCAGGCGGACTTCCGCTGTGCAAAGCATGTTTTGATGGCAATTATCCGATGGAAATACCGGCAGAAATCAAACAGGATTAA
- a CDS encoding CTP synthase codes for MAVKYVFVTGGVVSGLGKGITAASLGRLLKARGYQVTMQKFDPYINIDPGTMNPIQHGEVFVTDDGTETDLDLGHYERFIDESLDKNSNVTTGKIYWSVLQKERHGDFGGGTVQVIPHITNEIKSRFYRAKSADEDRIAIIEVGGTVGDIESQPFLESIRQFQHDVGHDNAILIHVTLIPYLRASGEMKTKPTQASVKELQGMGIQPDVLVCRSEYPLTEDIRGKIALFCNVPVSNVLQNLDVEYLYEAPLAMEREKLADVVLQSLRLENRKPDLTDWENMVENLRHPDKTVKIAMVGKYTQLHDAYLSVVEALKHGGISCRAKVDITWVDSEELNEKNLDQTLHSVDGILVPGGFGNRGTEGMILAAQYARVHKIPYLGICLGMQMAIVEFARHVLGYEDANSIELAPETTHPVIALMPDQEDVEDLGGTLRLGSYPCVLAEGSRSYELFGKKEIQERHRHRYEVNNAFRKELDEKGMSIVGTSPDAHIVEMIEIAGHPFFVGTQGHPEFKSRPNHAHPLFRGFVQAAVDKKTAEEAAMKG; via the coding sequence ATGGCAGTAAAGTATGTTTTTGTAACGGGTGGAGTTGTTTCCGGTCTGGGAAAAGGAATTACAGCAGCGTCTCTTGGGCGCCTTCTGAAAGCCAGAGGATATCAGGTGACTATGCAGAAATTTGATCCCTACATCAATATCGACCCGGGAACTATGAATCCCATTCAGCATGGAGAGGTTTTTGTAACCGATGACGGTACAGAGACAGATCTTGACCTTGGACATTATGAGCGTTTCATTGATGAAAGCCTTGATAAAAATTCCAATGTGACAACCGGTAAGATTTACTGGTCTGTTCTCCAGAAAGAGCGTCATGGCGATTTCGGCGGTGGTACCGTTCAGGTGATCCCGCATATCACCAACGAGATCAAGAGCCGTTTTTACAGAGCAAAATCCGCAGACGAAGACAGAATTGCGATCATTGAGGTTGGCGGTACAGTCGGTGATATTGAGAGCCAGCCATTCCTTGAATCCATCCGTCAATTCCAGCATGATGTGGGACATGACAATGCGATCCTTATCCATGTAACTCTGATCCCATATCTTCGTGCTTCCGGAGAGATGAAGACCAAACCCACCCAGGCCAGTGTAAAAGAACTTCAGGGAATGGGGATCCAGCCGGATGTTCTGGTATGCAGAAGTGAGTATCCTCTTACCGAGGATATCCGTGGAAAGATTGCCCTGTTCTGTAATGTGCCTGTAAGCAATGTGCTTCAGAACCTGGATGTGGAATATTTATATGAAGCTCCTCTTGCAATGGAGAGAGAAAAGCTTGCAGACGTAGTACTGCAGAGCTTAAGACTGGAGAATCGCAAACCGGATCTTACAGACTGGGAAAATATGGTAGAAAATCTCCGCCATCCGGATAAAACTGTGAAGATTGCCATGGTTGGTAAATATACACAGCTTCATGATGCATACCTGAGTGTTGTGGAAGCACTGAAGCATGGCGGGATCTCTTGCCGTGCAAAGGTTGATATCACCTGGGTGGACTCCGAAGAACTCAATGAAAAAAATCTGGATCAGACTCTCCATTCTGTAGATGGAATCCTGGTTCCGGGGGGATTCGGAAATCGTGGTACAGAAGGAATGATCCTTGCGGCACAGTATGCAAGAGTTCATAAGATCCCATACCTCGGGATCTGCCTGGGAATGCAGATGGCTATTGTGGAATTTGCCCGCCATGTGCTTGGATATGAAGATGCCAACAGTATTGAGCTGGCACCGGAAACAACACATCCGGTCATTGCCCTGATGCCGGATCAGGAGGATGTGGAAGATCTTGGAGGAACCCTTCGTCTTGGAAGCTATCCGTGTGTGCTTGCAGAAGGCTCCAGATCCTATGAGCTTTTTGGAAAGAAAGAGATCCAGGAACGTCACAGACATCGTTATGAGGTAAACAACGCATTCCGTAAGGAACTGGACGAAAAGGGAATGTCCATTGTAGGAACATCCCCGGATGCTCACATTGTTGAGATGATCGAAATTGCCGGACATCCGTTCTTTGTGGGAACACAGGGACATCCGGAATTTAAATCCAGACCAAACCATGCACATCCGCTGTTCCGTGGATTTGTGCAGGCGGCAGTTGATAAAAAGACGGCAGAAGAAGCTGCAATGAAAGGATGA
- a CDS encoding HPr family phosphocarrier protein: MSKKIRLNATEDVKEFVKAASKCDFDVDISYNRILIDAKSILGILSMDLTKVLTVTCQGEDYEFNCFLQKYAVA; encoded by the coding sequence ATGTCTAAAAAAATTAGATTGAATGCGACAGAGGATGTTAAAGAATTTGTTAAGGCTGCAAGTAAATGTGATTTTGATGTAGATATTTCATATAACAGAATTTTAATTGATGCAAAATCTATTCTTGGAATCCTCAGCATGGATCTGACTAAGGTTCTTACAGTAACCTGTCAGGGAGAGGATTATGAGTTTAACTGCTTCCTTCAGAAATATGCAGTTGCCTGA
- a CDS encoding glutamate synthase subunit beta, with amino-acid sequence MGKPTGFLDYKRETAKVLPPKERIQNFNEFRIPLNKEKQKLQGARCMACGVPFCQAGMMIGGMASGCPLHNLVPETNDLVYTGNWKQAFLRLNKTHSFPEFTSRVCPALCEAACTCNLNGDPVSTKENEKAIIETAYAEGWVKPQIPPVRTGKTIAVIGSGPSGLAAAQQLNRRGHSVTVFERNDRIGGLLRYGIPNMKLEKKVIDRRLKLMEEEGVKFVTNINVGVDITAEQLLKDYDRVLLCCGASHPRDIKVPGRDAKGIYFAVDFLKQVTKSLLDTDFAKFPYELAKGKNVLVIGGGDTGNDCVGTSIRLGAKSVAQLEMMPQPPAARTPSNPWPEWPKVLKTDYGQEEAIAVFGHDPRIYQTTVTEFIKDKKGNVCKAKIVKLKSVKDEKTGRFNMVPVEGSEEVIPADVVLIAAGFLGSEKYVTDAFRVALTPRTNVETKPEQYATSVDRVFTAGDMHRGQSLVVWAIHEGREAAKAVDESLMSYSYLQ; translated from the coding sequence ATGGGAAAGCCAACTGGATTTTTAGATTATAAAAGAGAAACGGCAAAGGTTTTGCCGCCAAAGGAACGTATTCAGAATTTCAACGAATTTCGTATTCCGTTAAATAAAGAAAAACAGAAACTTCAGGGAGCACGCTGCATGGCCTGCGGCGTTCCCTTCTGTCAGGCAGGTATGATGATCGGCGGAATGGCTTCCGGCTGTCCGCTTCACAACCTGGTTCCGGAGACCAACGATCTTGTATACACAGGAAACTGGAAACAGGCATTCCTTCGTCTGAACAAGACGCACAGTTTTCCGGAGTTCACATCCAGAGTGTGTCCGGCGCTCTGTGAGGCGGCATGTACCTGCAACCTGAACGGAGATCCGGTCAGCACAAAGGAGAATGAGAAAGCGATCATTGAGACAGCCTATGCAGAAGGATGGGTAAAACCGCAGATCCCGCCTGTCCGCACAGGAAAGACGATCGCAGTCATCGGAAGTGGTCCTTCCGGACTGGCAGCAGCACAGCAGCTGAACCGCCGTGGCCACAGCGTAACCGTATTTGAGAGAAACGACCGTATCGGAGGACTTCTCCGCTACGGCATTCCGAACATGAAGCTGGAGAAAAAGGTCATTGACCGCAGACTGAAGCTGATGGAAGAGGAAGGCGTGAAATTTGTTACCAATATCAATGTTGGTGTTGACATCACTGCAGAACAGCTTTTGAAGGATTATGACCGTGTCCTTCTCTGCTGTGGAGCTTCTCATCCGAGAGATATCAAGGTTCCGGGAAGAGATGCTAAGGGAATTTACTTTGCAGTGGATTTCCTGAAGCAGGTAACAAAAAGTCTTCTGGATACAGATTTTGCAAAATTCCCATATGAGCTTGCAAAGGGCAAAAATGTTCTGGTCATCGGCGGTGGTGATACCGGTAATGACTGTGTGGGAACATCCATCCGTCTGGGGGCGAAATCTGTAGCACAGCTTGAGATGATGCCGCAGCCTCCTGCAGCAAGAACTCCTTCCAATCCATGGCCGGAGTGGCCGAAGGTCCTGAAAACCGATTACGGCCAGGAAGAGGCTATTGCAGTATTCGGCCATGATCCTCGGATCTATCAGACAACCGTTACCGAGTTTATCAAGGACAAAAAAGGAAATGTCTGCAAGGCCAAGATCGTAAAACTGAAAAGCGTAAAGGATGAAAAGACCGGAAGATTCAATATGGTACCGGTTGAGGGCAGTGAGGAAGTGATCCCTGCAGATGTGGTTCTTATTGCGGCAGGCTTCCTTGGCAGCGAGAAATATGTGACAGATGCTTTCCGTGTAGCGCTTACACCAAGAACCAATGTGGAAACAAAACCGGAGCAGTATGCAACAAGCGTAGATCGTGTGTTCACAGCAGGTGATATGCATCGTGGACAGTCCCTTGTCGTATGGGCGATCCATGAAGGACGTGAGGCTGCGAAAGCAGTGGATGAATCACTGATGAGCTATTCATATTTACAGTAA
- the gltB gene encoding glutamate synthase large subunit, which produces MRKMREVVNRQQGLYRPEFEHDNCGIGAVVNIKGKKTHDTVANALKIVENLEHRAGKDAEGKTGDGVGILLQISHKFFKKVCKKEGFDIGGEREYGVAQLFFPQQEIKRAQAKKMFEIIVEKEGLELLGWRTVPVFPEVLGHKAKECMPCIMQAFVKKPEDVEKGLAFDRMLYIARREFEQSNDNTYVVSMNSRTIVYKGMFLVGQLRTFFGDLQSQDYESAIAVVHSRFSTNTNPSWERAHPNRFIVHNGEINTIRGNADKMLAREENMESPYLKDELHKVLPVVNRNGSDSAMLDNTLEFLVMSGMDLPLAVMITIPEPWANNDTISQEKRDFYQYYATMMEPWDGPASILFSDGDVMGAVLDRNGLRPSRYYITSDGYMILSSEVGVLPVDEEKVVLKERLHPGKMLLVDTVQGRVIDDNELKEKYAKKQPYGEWLDSNLVQLRDIKIPNQRVVEYTPEERARLQKAFGYTYEQYRTSIRNMALNGSESIGAMGHDTPLAVFSKEHYPLFDYFKQLFAQVTNPPIDAIREEIVTSTSVYAGKDGNLLIQKPENCQVLKINNPILTNTDMLKIKNMKKDGFKVVTISTLYYKSTKLERAIDRLFVEVDKAFREGANILVLSDRGVDENHMPIPSLLAVSAVHQHLVKTKKSTSLALILESGEPREVHHFATLLGYGASAVNPYLALDTIHELIDTHMLDKDYYAAVDDYNHAVISGIVKIASKMGISTIQSYQGSQIFEAIGISQDVIDRYFTGTVSRVGGITLEDIEDNVEKLHSEAFDPLGLATDLTLDSVGAHKMRSQGEEHKYNPRTIHLLQQSTKQGSYEMFKEYTKLVDDEGHGNLRGLLDFKFAKEPIPIDQVESVEDIVKRFKTGAMSYGSISQEAHETLAIAMNHLHGKSNTGEGGESDERLDSAGTDNDRCSAIKQVASGRFGVTSRYLVSAREIQIKMAQGAKPGEGGHLPAKKVYPWIAKTRHSTPGVSLISPPPHHDIYSIEDLAELIYDLKNANKYADISVKLVSEAGVGTVAAGVAKAGAQTVLISGYDGGTGAAPRSSIHNAGLPWELGLAETHQTLIMNGLRNRVRIETDGKLMSGRDVAIAALLGAEEFGFATAPLVTMGCVMMRVCNLDTCPVGVATQNPELRKRFRGKPEYVENFMRFIAQELREYMARLGIATIDEMVGRTDLLTVSDSVQEPHKGKVDLSAILNNPYAGKGKVTFDPKAVYNFNLEKTLDEKVLVRKCAPAIQKGEKVSVDVNVTNTDRAFGTILGSEITRNHKNGLPEDTVTVNCTGAGGQSFGAFIPKGLTLKLTGDSNDYFGKGLSGGKLIVKVPEKAGYKAEENIIVGNVALYGATSGTAFINGVAGERFAVRNSGAVAVVEGVGEHGCEYMTGGRVVVLGKTGKNFAAGMSGGIAYVLDVDNVLYKNLNKAMISIEKVDNKYDKKELRDLIEAHVEATGSEIGKKVLADFDSYLPHFKKLIPDEYKRMITLSAKLEEKGLTSQQAQMEAFYESIGVKH; this is translated from the coding sequence ATGAGAAAAATGAGAGAAGTAGTAAATCGGCAGCAGGGCCTCTACCGCCCTGAATTTGAACATGATAACTGCGGTATCGGAGCCGTTGTTAATATAAAAGGAAAGAAAACACATGATACAGTTGCCAATGCTCTTAAGATCGTAGAGAATCTTGAGCATCGTGCTGGTAAGGATGCAGAAGGAAAAACCGGTGATGGTGTCGGTATCCTTCTTCAGATCTCCCACAAATTTTTTAAGAAGGTCTGTAAAAAAGAAGGCTTTGATATCGGCGGAGAGAGAGAATACGGTGTAGCCCAGCTCTTTTTCCCGCAGCAGGAGATCAAACGTGCCCAGGCAAAGAAGATGTTCGAGATCATCGTGGAAAAAGAGGGTCTGGAACTTCTGGGATGGCGTACAGTGCCGGTTTTCCCGGAGGTTCTCGGTCATAAAGCGAAAGAGTGCATGCCGTGCATCATGCAGGCATTTGTTAAAAAGCCGGAGGATGTGGAAAAAGGTCTTGCTTTTGACCGTATGCTTTACATCGCACGTCGTGAATTTGAACAGAGTAATGATAATACTTACGTGGTTTCCATGAACAGCCGTACCATCGTATACAAAGGTATGTTCCTAGTAGGACAGCTCCGTACCTTCTTTGGCGATCTTCAGAGCCAGGATTACGAGTCTGCCATTGCAGTGGTACATTCCCGTTTCAGTACCAACACGAATCCAAGCTGGGAGAGAGCACATCCGAACCGTTTCATCGTACATAACGGTGAGATCAACACGATCCGCGGAAACGCCGATAAGATGCTTGCCCGTGAGGAAAATATGGAGTCTCCGTATCTGAAGGATGAGCTTCACAAGGTCCTTCCTGTAGTTAACCGCAATGGTTCTGACTCCGCAATGCTTGACAATACCCTGGAATTCCTGGTTATGAGTGGAATGGATCTTCCACTTGCAGTGATGATCACAATTCCGGAGCCGTGGGCAAACAACGATACGATCTCTCAGGAGAAGAGAGATTTTTATCAGTACTATGCGACCATGATGGAGCCATGGGACGGCCCTGCGTCCATTCTGTTCTCAGATGGTGATGTGATGGGAGCAGTTCTTGACAGAAACGGTCTTCGTCCATCCAGATACTATATCACATCTGATGGCTATATGATCCTTTCCTCCGAGGTTGGTGTTCTTCCTGTGGATGAGGAGAAGGTCGTATTAAAAGAACGTCTTCATCCGGGAAAAATGCTCCTGGTTGATACCGTTCAGGGTCGTGTCATCGATGACAATGAGCTCAAAGAAAAATATGCGAAAAAACAGCCTTATGGTGAGTGGCTGGACAGCAATCTGGTACAGCTTCGTGATATCAAGATCCCGAATCAAAGAGTTGTCGAATACACTCCGGAAGAGAGAGCACGCCTTCAGAAAGCTTTCGGATATACTTATGAGCAGTACCGTACTTCAATCCGAAACATGGCATTAAACGGCTCAGAAAGCATCGGAGCCATGGGACATGATACTCCCCTTGCAGTATTTTCCAAGGAACATTATCCGCTGTTCGATTACTTCAAGCAGCTTTTTGCCCAGGTAACAAACCCGCCGATCGATGCGATCCGTGAAGAAATCGTTACTTCTACAAGTGTATATGCAGGTAAAGACGGAAATCTCCTGATCCAGAAGCCGGAGAACTGTCAGGTGCTGAAGATCAACAACCCGATCCTGACCAACACCGATATGCTAAAGATCAAGAATATGAAAAAGGACGGCTTCAAGGTTGTGACCATTTCTACCTTATATTATAAGAGCACAAAGCTCGAACGTGCCATTGACCGTCTGTTCGTAGAGGTAGACAAAGCCTTCCGTGAGGGAGCAAACATCCTGGTTCTTTCTGACCGCGGCGTGGATGAGAACCATATGCCGATCCCGTCCCTGCTGGCGGTTTCCGCAGTACATCAGCATCTTGTAAAAACAAAGAAGAGCACTTCCCTTGCCCTGATCCTGGAGTCCGGTGAGCCAAGAGAAGTTCATCATTTCGCAACACTTCTCGGATATGGTGCAAGCGCAGTCAATCCGTATCTGGCACTGGATACTATCCATGAGCTGATCGATACACATATGCTGGATAAGGACTATTACGCAGCCGTTGATGATTACAATCATGCGGTGATCAGCGGTATCGTAAAGATCGCTTCCAAGATGGGTATTTCCACTATCCAGTCCTATCAGGGATCTCAGATCTTTGAGGCGATCGGAATTTCCCAGGATGTGATCGATCGTTACTTTACAGGAACTGTAAGCCGCGTAGGCGGAATCACACTGGAAGATATCGAGGATAATGTAGAAAAACTTCATTCTGAGGCATTTGATCCCCTTGGACTTGCCACAGATCTTACACTGGACAGCGTAGGTGCCCATAAGATGAGAAGCCAGGGTGAGGAGCACAAATATAACCCGCGTACCATTCATCTTCTCCAGCAGTCCACAAAACAGGGCAGCTATGAGATGTTCAAGGAATATACAAAGCTGGTAGATGACGAGGGACATGGAAACTTAAGAGGTCTTCTGGACTTCAAGTTTGCCAAGGAGCCTATTCCGATCGACCAGGTTGAGAGTGTTGAGGACATTGTAAAACGATTTAAGACAGGTGCCATGTCCTACGGTTCTATTTCCCAGGAAGCACATGAGACACTGGCTATTGCCATGAACCATCTCCATGGAAAATCCAATACCGGTGAGGGTGGTGAAAGCGATGAGCGTCTGGATTCTGCAGGAACAGACAATGACCGGTGCTCAGCGATCAAACAGGTAGCCAGCGGACGTTTCGGCGTTACCAGCCGTTATCTGGTTTCCGCAAGAGAGATCCAGATCAAGATGGCACAGGGTGCAAAGCCGGGTGAGGGCGGACATCTTCCTGCAAAGAAGGTATATCCGTGGATCGCAAAAACCCGTCATTCCACACCAGGAGTCAGTCTGATCTCTCCGCCGCCACATCATGATATATACTCTATCGAGGATCTGGCAGAGCTGATCTATGACCTGAAAAACGCCAATAAATATGCGGATATTTCCGTAAAGCTGGTTTCTGAGGCGGGCGTTGGTACGGTTGCAGCCGGTGTTGCAAAGGCCGGAGCACAGACTGTTCTGATCTCCGGATATGACGGAGGTACAGGAGCAGCGCCAAGAAGCTCTATCCATAATGCAGGACTTCCATGGGAGCTTGGACTTGCAGAAACACATCAGACGCTGATCATGAACGGACTTCGTAACCGTGTACGTATCGAGACAGACGGTAAGCTGATGAGCGGCCGTGACGTTGCCATTGCAGCACTTCTCGGTGCAGAGGAATTCGGCTTTGCAACAGCGCCGCTTGTAACGATGGGCTGTGTGATGATGAGAGTCTGCAATCTGGATACCTGCCCGGTAGGTGTGGCTACACAGAACCCGGAGCTTCGTAAGAGATTCCGCGGAAAACCGGAGTATGTGGAGAACTTCATGCGCTTTATCGCACAGGAGCTGAGAGAGTACATGGCACGTCTTGGTATTGCCACCATTGATGAGATGGTAGGTCGTACAGACCTTCTTACAGTTTCTGACAGTGTGCAGGAGCCGCATAAGGGTAAGGTTGACTTAAGTGCCATCCTGAATAACCCATATGCAGGAAAGGGCAAAGTAACCTTTGATCCGAAGGCTGTATACAATTTCAATCTTGAGAAAACTCTGGATGAAAAAGTTCTGGTCAGGAAATGTGCACCGGCGATCCAGAAGGGTGAGAAAGTTTCTGTTGATGTAAACGTTACCAATACAGACCGTGCATTTGGTACCATCCTCGGATCTGAGATCACAAGAAATCATAAGAATGGACTTCCGGAGGATACGGTAACTGTAAACTGTACAGGTGCAGGCGGACAGAGCTTCGGTGCCTTTATCCCGAAAGGACTGACATTGAAACTGACCGGTGACAGCAACGACTACTTCGGAAAAGGCCTTTCCGGTGGAAAGCTGATCGTTAAGGTTCCGGAGAAGGCCGGATACAAGGCTGAAGAGAACATCATCGTCGGAAACGTGGCACTCTATGGTGCGACCAGCGGAACTGCATTTATCAACGGTGTTGCCGGTGAGCGTTTTGCAGTACGTAACTCCGGTGCGGTTGCAGTTGTTGAGGGTGTTGGCGAGCATGGCTGCGAGTACATGACAGGCGGCCGTGTGGTAGTTCTTGGAAAAACAGGAAAGAACTTTGCAGCAGGTATGAGCGGCGGTATCGCTTATGTCCTTGATGTGGATAACGTTCTTTACAAGAACCTCAATAAAGCAATGATCTCCATTGAAAAAGTGGATAATAAATATGATAAAAAAGAGCTTCGTGATCTTATCGAGGCTCATGTGGAAGCAACAGGCTCTGAGATCGGTAAGAAGGTGCTGGCTGATTTTGATTCCTATCTGCCTCACTTCAAAAAACTCATTCCGGATGAGTACAAGAGAATGATCACATTAAGTGCAAAGCTGGAAGAAAAAGGTCTGACCAGCCAGCAGGCACAGATGGAAGCGTTCTATGAGAGCATCGGCGTGAAACATTAA